Proteins encoded together in one Candidatus Methylomirabilota bacterium window:
- a CDS encoding methyltransferase domain-containing protein, producing the protein MAIDQTKLHALLGRAVVDIGANFHAALMVTGDKLGLFRALRELGPTTPADLAKRTGTHERYIREWLSAMAAGGYVTYEGGTAQFSLSEEQALALLDADLPGAFVLAQATVKSEPRITEIFRSGKGMGWHEHDPGLFEGTERFFRPGYAVNLVPTWIPALEGVQAKLAKGGRVADVGCGHGSSTILMAKAFPASRFVGFDYHARSIEWAREAAKREGVSDRVGFEIASAKDYPGTGYDLVAFFDSLHDMGDPVGIARHVRESLAPQGTWLLVEPFAYDRLEENLNPVGRMYYAASTMLCTPNSLSQEVGAALGAQAGEARLKKVATEAGFTRFRRAAETPFNLVLEARV; encoded by the coding sequence ATGGCGATCGATCAGACGAAGCTCCACGCGTTGCTTGGCCGCGCCGTGGTCGACATCGGCGCGAATTTCCACGCGGCCCTCATGGTCACCGGCGACAAGCTCGGACTCTTCCGCGCCCTGCGCGAGCTCGGGCCGACCACACCGGCAGACCTGGCGAAGCGGACGGGAACCCACGAGCGGTACATTCGCGAATGGCTTTCCGCGATGGCCGCGGGTGGCTACGTCACCTACGAGGGCGGTACCGCGCAGTTCTCTCTCTCGGAGGAGCAGGCGCTGGCCCTCCTCGATGCCGACCTGCCCGGCGCCTTCGTGCTGGCGCAGGCGACCGTGAAGTCAGAGCCTCGCATCACCGAGATTTTCCGTTCGGGCAAGGGCATGGGGTGGCACGAGCACGACCCCGGACTGTTCGAAGGTACAGAGCGATTCTTCCGCCCCGGGTACGCCGTCAACCTCGTGCCGACCTGGATCCCGGCCCTCGAAGGCGTCCAGGCCAAGCTCGCGAAGGGCGGCCGCGTCGCCGACGTCGGCTGCGGTCACGGGTCCTCGACGATCCTCATGGCCAAGGCGTTTCCGGCCTCCCGGTTCGTGGGCTTCGACTACCATGCCCGCTCGATCGAGTGGGCGCGAGAGGCCGCCAAGCGTGAGGGGGTCAGCGATCGCGTCGGATTCGAGATCGCGAGCGCCAAGGACTATCCGGGCACCGGCTACGACCTCGTGGCCTTCTTCGACTCCCTGCACGACATGGGCGATCCCGTGGGCATCGCGCGCCACGTGCGTGAGTCCCTGGCTCCCCAGGGCACGTGGCTGCTCGTCGAGCCGTTTGCCTACGACCGGCTCGAGGAGAACCTGAACCCCGTCGGACGGATGTACTACGCGGCGTCGACGATGCTCTGCACGCCGAACTCGCTGTCGCAGGAAGTGGGGGCCGCGCTCGGGGCCCAGGCTGGTGAAGCCCGGTTGAAGAAGGTCGCCACGGAGGCCGGATTCACACGGTTCCGGCGTGCCGCGGAGACCCCGTTCAACCTCGTGCTCGAAGCCCGGGTCTGA
- a CDS encoding molybdopterin-dependent oxidoreductase, with product MIAEKPSVCPLDCPDTCSLTVTVEDDRVVKVRGSRANPLTAGVLCTKVQTSYPDFVHGPGRLMTPLRRVGPKGEGRFERITWPDALDLIHTRVTAAIAAHGPQTVLPLNYAGPHGMLAYASMDLRFFHRLGATLLDRKPLCGGIRTEAWTGTYGAVPGIRPEQAAHSKLIIAWGNNVTWSNLHFMPIVNQAKRNGAKLVVIDPKRIKIAEQADLHIALKPGTDVVLAWAVAAELERRGALDLGFIGRHVQGFDEFMARARHYPPAEAARICGVPESQIQTLAEWYATLAPAAISVGNGLERNQNGGSGIRAIFALPALVGSWGVPGGGCINGAGFAFPKTPQRLQRPDLVPPGTRTLNIVDVGRHLLDTSLSPPITAVFIYNHNPVIVHPDQNRMKRGLEREDLFTVGIDVVMTDSLAYCDVVLPASSHFEYADLYAAYGQHWLQRAEPVIPPVGESLPNTEIFRRLARRFGFTESMFTASDGELMDEAMDATDARLGGVPPSRIATDRALPMQIEGEEALLFKNVMPATPSGKVELASSYLEQKYGARLPDFRPFEDRYPLILITPASDKRTTSTFGGLPASDATPPLEMHPDDARARGLTDGARVRVWNDLGEVHLPLEVTDAVRPGVVSSLKGAWFRTSDNGQTVSALAPSHHADICGGACYNDTRVDVALLESARL from the coding sequence ATGATCGCCGAGAAACCGAGCGTCTGTCCCCTCGACTGCCCCGACACCTGCAGCCTCACCGTGACGGTCGAGGACGACCGTGTCGTCAAGGTGCGCGGCTCGCGCGCCAACCCCCTGACCGCGGGCGTGCTCTGCACCAAGGTGCAGACCTCGTATCCGGACTTCGTACACGGACCGGGCCGCCTCATGACGCCGCTGCGCCGGGTGGGGCCCAAGGGTGAGGGACGCTTCGAGCGCATCACGTGGCCGGACGCGCTCGACCTCATCCACACGCGCGTGACCGCCGCCATCGCCGCCCACGGACCGCAGACCGTGCTGCCCCTCAACTATGCGGGACCGCACGGCATGCTCGCCTATGCCTCGATGGATCTGCGGTTCTTCCATCGCCTGGGGGCGACCCTCCTCGACAGAAAGCCGCTGTGCGGCGGCATCCGCACGGAGGCCTGGACGGGCACCTATGGCGCGGTGCCGGGCATCCGGCCCGAGCAGGCCGCGCATTCGAAGCTCATCATCGCCTGGGGCAACAACGTCACGTGGTCGAACCTTCACTTCATGCCCATCGTCAATCAGGCCAAGCGGAACGGGGCCAAGCTGGTCGTGATCGACCCCAAGCGGATCAAGATCGCCGAGCAGGCCGATCTGCACATCGCGCTCAAGCCGGGCACCGACGTGGTCCTGGCCTGGGCCGTCGCCGCCGAGCTCGAGCGGCGAGGCGCCCTCGACCTCGGCTTCATCGGGCGACACGTGCAGGGCTTCGACGAGTTCATGGCCCGGGCCCGGCACTATCCGCCCGCGGAGGCCGCGCGGATCTGCGGGGTGCCCGAGAGCCAGATCCAGACGCTCGCGGAGTGGTACGCCACGCTTGCCCCCGCGGCGATCAGCGTGGGCAATGGACTCGAGCGCAACCAGAATGGCGGCAGCGGCATCCGCGCGATCTTCGCGCTGCCCGCGCTCGTGGGGAGCTGGGGCGTGCCGGGCGGCGGCTGCATCAATGGCGCGGGCTTCGCCTTCCCCAAGACGCCGCAGCGCCTCCAGCGCCCGGATCTCGTGCCCCCCGGCACGCGCACGCTCAACATCGTGGACGTGGGGCGCCATCTGCTGGACACCTCGCTCTCGCCTCCCATCACCGCCGTCTTCATCTACAACCACAACCCCGTCATCGTGCACCCGGATCAGAACCGGATGAAACGCGGCCTGGAGCGTGAGGACCTCTTCACGGTGGGCATCGACGTGGTGATGACCGACAGCCTGGCCTATTGCGACGTGGTGTTGCCGGCCTCGAGCCACTTCGAGTACGCCGACCTCTATGCGGCCTATGGGCAGCACTGGCTCCAGCGCGCCGAACCGGTGATCCCACCCGTAGGCGAGTCGCTTCCCAATACCGAGATCTTCCGCCGGCTCGCGCGTCGCTTCGGCTTCACGGAATCCATGTTCACGGCTAGCGACGGGGAGCTCATGGACGAGGCCATGGACGCCACCGACGCGCGACTGGGCGGCGTGCCGCCAAGCCGCATCGCGACGGACCGCGCGCTCCCCATGCAGATCGAGGGCGAGGAGGCCCTCCTTTTCAAGAACGTCATGCCCGCGACACCCTCGGGCAAGGTCGAGCTCGCCTCGAGCTATCTCGAGCAGAAGTACGGCGCGCGGCTGCCGGACTTCCGGCCCTTCGAGGACCGCTACCCGCTGATTCTCATCACCCCCGCCTCGGACAAGCGGACCACGTCCACCTTCGGCGGGCTGCCCGCGAGCGACGCCACGCCGCCCCTCGAGATGCATCCGGACGACGCGCGGGCGCGGGGCCTCACGGACGGCGCGAGGGTGCGTGTGTGGAACGATCTCGGAGAGGTGCATCTGCCCCTCGAGGTCACGGACGCGGTGCGCCCGGGCGTCGTCTCCTCCCTCAAGGGCGCCTGGTTCCGCACGAGCGACAATGGCCAGACCGTCTCGGCGCTGGCCCCGAGCCACCACGCCGATATCTGCGGCGGCGCCTGCTACAACGACACCCGCGTGGACGTGGCCTTGCTGGAGTCCGCCCGCCTCTGA